A stretch of Mya arenaria isolate MELC-2E11 chromosome 14, ASM2691426v1 DNA encodes these proteins:
- the LOC128216856 gene encoding G-protein coupled receptor dmsr-1-like: MTTMVLPTENTSLISLLNATLMEDNPMMASDTAMHTFYKNYGRVHGYVSNVVCIFGVVSNILNVIVLTRRHMITPTNCILTALAIADFLTMLTYLVYATYFYIAKEPKWEVDHSQGWMYFILVHNHFIITCHNMAMWFTVSLAVFRYIFVCHHVIGNRLCSLNRAILTISIIVIATTFVCIPNYFLYKVVTLKEMGVNLSGYWIVDSDIVKEHNFFKVSIFWFFGVIMKVAPCILLTLLSSMIILTMHQASKRRVRLLQQTRSSDHDVNHEHNRTTWMLVSVVLFFVITEMPQGILAMVSGLNDHFFYEYYSNLGDVMDLLVLLNSAVNFVLYCIMSQQFRDTFKNLFVVNWPCRSKNYGKVNGHQNGVTHYKTVTTEVTML, from the coding sequence ATGACCACAATGGTGTTACCAACGGAAAATACGTCATTGATTTCCCTCCTAAATGCAACATTAATGGAGGACAACCCAATGATGGCATCTGACACTGCGATGCACACGTTCTATAAAAACTACGGTCGTGTACATGGATACGTCAGTAATGTCGTCTGCATATTTGGAGTTGTATCCAACATATTAAACGTGATAGTTCTTACACGCAGACACATGATCACACCAACAAACTGCATCCTTACGGCCTTAGCAATTGCAGACTTCTTGACGATGTTGACGTATCTTGTCTACGCAACGTATTTCTACATTGCTAAAGAGCCAAAATGGGAGGTGGACCACTCACAAGGATGGATGTACTTCATTCTTGTTCACAATCACTTTATAATAACTTGTCACAACATGGCTATGTGGTTCACAGTATCTTTGGCAGTGTTCAGgtacatttttgtttgtcacCACGTAATTGGAAATCGTCTGTGTAGCCTTAATCGCGCAATTCTGACCATATCTATAATTGTGATAGCTACCACTTTTGTGTGCATACCAAActattttctgtataaagttGTTACACTAAAAGAAATGGGAGTGAACTTGAGTGGTTACTGGATTGTGGACTCTGATATCGTAAAAGAACACAATTTCTTTAAAGTGTCCATTTTCTGGTTTTTTGGTGTAATCATGAAAGTGGCTCCTTGTATTCTCTTGACACTTTTGAGCAGTATGATCATTCTGACAATGCATCAGGCCAGCAAACGTCGGGTTCGCCTTTTACAACAAACGAGATCTTCTGATCACGACGTCAATCATGAGCACAATCGAACGACATGGATGCTTGTAtctgttgtgttattttttgtgaTTACAGAGATGCCACAAGGTATATTGGCCATGGTTAGTGGGCTCAACGACCACTTCTTTTACGAATACTATTCGAATCTTGGTGACGTCATGGATTTGCTTGTGTTGCTCAATTCGGCAGTGAATTTTGTTCTATACTGCATCATGAGTCAACAGTTCCGGGACACATTTAAGAATTTGTTTGTCGTCAACTGGCCTTGTCGAAGTAAAAACTATGGTAAAGTAAATGGCCATCAGAATGGGGTTACACACTACAAAACTGTAACAACTGAGGTTACAATGCTTTAA